The nucleotide sequence ATTGAGGAAGAAATTTGGGTTTGCTTTGTGACTCCGACCATTCTTAATCTGGTCTAGAAAAGTATGACTTTCAAACCATAAGTATATTTTTAGTAACATTGTGAACTTGCTATTTAAgctttaaaaaccatttttattaacataaaaatcagagttttgatatttgttttaattgtcttttttttaaattttagcttccATTGAAGATTGACATCATTAAACATCCAAATGAAACAGATGGCAAAAGTACTGCTATACATGCAAAACTCTTAGCACCTGactttgtaaatatctacacttATCCTTGTATTCCAGAATATGAAGAAAAGGACCATGAAGTAGGCAGCTTATTTTTTACAACTCTTCACATCGActctaaaaatgaattttaaactcTATTGCCTTTCTGAACTTACTTgaacataatttaatatttttcttcatgacCTAGTGTTATCCGTATGTAGCACTAAGTAACATACAATTTACTTCATTGGTGGCTTCAAAGCTCAAATGATCCTATTTTGTTAGGCTTTTTTAAGTCTGTCTTTCcactttttatagtttttctgtGTTATTTCTTCAGGTTTTTACTCTATGCCAATATTCCTATGCCCGCTTTTACTTTCTCCCCTCTTCGTCTCGCTGCCTGTACCACACAGAGGTGGTCTAATTTGATGCAAGCTGGGAAACCAGGTTACAAACATTGCTGGAATTTctccagaagaagaaaagaaagactgaGAAAGATTTTCAGTAATTCTCCCTAAATTAAGAGCTTTAGTACATGGTGTTTGTAACATTTCTTTTGACTGCTCAGAGGCCTTCCTTGCTCATTTCTAGATTCTTAACTGGTTTTCGCATAGTTGAAATTGTCACATTGGTGAGATATTACTGGTCTTGTTGAAAAGTAATGTTGCAATAGATCCTGAGAAATTGGgccttggggggctggcctggtggcacagcggttaagtgtgcgtgctccactgcggcggcctggggatcACAGGTTCAATTCCTgggtgcccaccgacgcaccgctggttaagccatgctgtggtggcatcccatataaattaaaggaagatgggcacgcatgttagcccaaggccagtcttcctcaagaaaaaagcgaaggattggtatcggatgtccGCTCGgggttagtcctcctcacaaaacaaacaaacaaacaaactaaaaaaaaccAGGCCTTGGGTACTTCTGAAAGAAGACCCCTCTTTTAGGTCTGTTGGGGACCATTTGTTGGTGTGGTTAAtctagaaatgaaaatacattcaTTTGTTCTAGAAAGACCTTGGTGAGTTTTCCCTTTCccatcaatatatatatatattttttggttgaGTTTATATGGAAAGTTGTGTTTGTAAATAATATCTGAGTTTTGGATTTAGGAATATATTTGTGTTTCCTTCTCTGGTCAGCCAGATATCATTTATGTCAATTAAATAGAACACAGTGCTAGGTTCTGTAAAGAGACATGATAGGCTTATAATCCAAGAAAATTAAGAAGCCCTGGACTTTCTTAGTATGGTATGGGGGAAATACAGGCATGCATTGTGaatgtttgaaaatgttttataactttgaagtttataaattctagattttttgtttcttttctttttataatgcttattttttcatattaaaaatgatACATGCTTGTTAAAGAAAATTTGGGAAATAGAGAAAAGTATGGGGCATAAAATACTCATGATTCTACCGACAtctgttcatttaacaaatacttattgggtGCCTGCTTTGTGACAGGAGCCTTGCAGACATTGGAGGATCTGATAGTATATAAGGATCTGATAGTAAAAACATGTAATTTACAGAATTATTCCATGATAGTaggatttttcagttttaatttttcactgtaataaatatatttgaacaaATATTCTAGGAATTGTGAGTATGTGTATATTTAGGATATCTTATTAAGATCAGTTCCCATAAGTGAAATTATTTGACCAAAGGATATGAACATTTCAAGACTCTTGATTTAagttgccaaattgctttcatGAAGAGTTATACTGTTTAAACCTGCCATCAGTAATGGCCATAAAGGCCCATTACACCATTTCCTCACCAGCATTGACTATATCATTTGTTTCATCTTTGCTTATTATATaggtgaaaatggtatttaattaTTGAGCACTTTTCAATGGTTCTTTTGCGAAGTATCACATACTTTGCCTTTTATCTTATGAAATATTGTAGAGTTTAGTTTTTTGATTCAAGGTACAGCGAAGTAATACTTTTAGGTAGTATATCGTGATTATAAATTACTAGGGAAGAGCGAAGAACTTTACCATACATATTAAAGAACCTAATGCTTGTTTCTCATATTTTcaccatattttttttctttaagttttaagTCAGTCAGAATTTACTCATTTTGGAAATCATAAGAGCATACTACTAACTTGAGTTTCTTTGCTTCAGGTTGCACTTGTTTTTCCTGGGCCTAAGTCTGTCTCAATAAAAGACATTTCTTTTCACCTGCAAAAAAGGATTCAAAATAATGTTAGAGGCAAAAATGATGACCCTGACAAGCCATCTACTAAACGCAAGAAAACCGAAGAAGAGGATTTGAATGATAGCAAGTTCAAAGACacaacattgaaaaaaattatatttatagataGTACGTggaaccaaacaaacaaaatattcacTGACGAGAGACTTCaaggtaagaaaaaaaatgttgtttttttgGATTACTCCTTTCCCCAACTTTCATTTGAAAAAACTTCAAACCTACAGATATATTGGAAGAAGAGTTGCATTGAATACCCATGCATTTTGCCACActtgctttatttctttctctgttatatgtgtgtgtatccttagatgttatatatatttttggttgaaccatttgaaagtgagTTGCAAGCTTTACAACATTTCACCCTTAAATACTTAACTGtacatattttaagaataattGCATGATTGCAATATTCActctaagaaaattaacaaatgttCTATAATATCTAATATATATTCCATATTCACATTTCCCTAATTAACCCAAAAATATCTTTTGTAGCTTTTTTTCCTCTGATGCAGCATGTAAACTCCTGCTGCATTTGGTTattatgtctctttagtctctgtTAATCTAGAACAGTCCCCTGTTTTTGTCTTTCCATGAGTTAGACCGTCAAGAGGATAGGTCAATTGTCTGAATGTTTcatcatgattagattcagtttAAATATTGTTGCAAGGATACTTACAGATAAGGATAAATCCAGGATGGTCCATGACAATTCCAGTTTATATTGTTTTGATATAATCATTAATAGCATCCCCTTTCCCTCTCAGAAATTAACCTGTTTAGCTGATAAATTATATGATACTCTATTCATAGGTGAAACTGTAAACTTATACTTTAATCAAATCAGAAGGCATATAATGTAAGTTGTTCCATTATTGGTGATAACTTTAATTACTTGATTAAAGTAGTGATTGCCAGATCTCTCCATTTTAaaggtttattttcttctttgaaattaGTGGTAATCTGTGGCTGATGCTTCGAGACTATAAACTATCTATTTCCCAATTGCTTTTCTCTGAGTGGGTTTAGTATCGTTGATGACTCTTGCTTAAATCAGTAATTACATTGAGGGTTTCAAAatgatgaaattttaattttattattccttCTACATTTGTTAGCTGGCATTCTTATGTGAAGAAGagcttttccttttccccttcttttttcctctcttttcccttgCCCCTTTTTGAGATCACTGTAGTCTTATGGATTTCCTTTTAATTCAGTATATTGTAATCTATCGTGATTGTATTCTTTTAGCTTCCCAAATTGTCTCAAATTTTGCTAGTGGGAGCCCTTCAGGTCCTTTGTGACATGGCCTCATTATTCTTTCTGCTACAACAGGATGTCCCAAGTTCACTTGTGCTTTTTTCTACCCCAGACCTAGAATTAATCATTATTCAAAGGAGCTCTGATTCTTTTTGGTGGGGAATATTAGAATCCAAGATCTGGTAAATTTATTACTACTTGGATGTCATTGCTTCAGTGGTTAgagccaagaaaaataaatggatacaTATCATGAGTTCACATGGATATTTCTAATTCAGATTTAATATTACAgaggttttctttcctttgttttatgtttgtatCCATTTTTCTCTTAGAATGATAAGCTTACTTCCTAATAATAATGGTTTAAAAGAGTTGCTTTATTTGCCCAAGTAACACAACTAGTAATATGAAGAAGAGGAGCTCATATTACCTGTCTTGTTTCCTTGAACCTTACTCAGTTCTTCAGGCTTTCTCAGTAGTTGCTCTAAAAGCTTTGGGTTTCTTTCCAGCTCTTTGTGTACCATGTATGATTAGAAGGCGAGAGAACTGCTCAGTTGGTATTAAGCAGTTGCCAAAACAGTTTCAACCTGGGAGAGCTTCTCCAGGCTATTGTTAAAAATGTACATCATCTAGAAAGGAAAGTTTAGGACATTTTTTGGAGTCTGACTTGTGTAATTAGTCCCGAGTGAGTGACAATACTAGATTTAATTAGCTTAATTTATATAGTTTGTACCTCTGAGATCAACATACATGTTAGTAAGATTGCTTTGTCCTTCTgattgtgtgtgcttgtgtgtatgtgtacaagaAAGATAGGCAGAGAGatagagacacagaaagaaattgtgtgtgtgtgtgtgtgtgtatgagagagggagagagagggagggagaaacagagacagagacagagagagagactgtaGAGCATAAGATCTGGAAGACTCTTGTTGCTGATGTTTAATAGAGAGATGGAACCCTAAGGCCCTGCTCTTGGGAGTCCTGCCTGCCACATTACCTTGGGTGGTAACAGCAGCAAGTTACTCCTTAGTTTGAAGATTTTTCTGagtcatttttctttataattaccTTATATGGTAATTGAAAGGATCAGATGAAAGAACATAAGTGAGAACACTTGAAAAAACTATAAAAGGAATTACTGAGGTACAATTCAAAATCTGTTTTCAGAGTGTCCACATTTGTGCTTAAGGCTTAAAATCAGATTTGTACAAAAAATTTCTGTTATTCCTTCTCAGATCAGATAGAAGGTATCACATATTTCTATTCTCTGCtacatcaaaaattttaaaagggatTTCTTAATTCCTTCAAAATCATGAAATAAACAGATTTGTAGAGTCCGTCTTCTCTGCATGTCCTACTTCAACCCCTGCCCTGCTGGCTCCTCATCACACCACAGGGAATATTTGGGGCTCTGCACATATTTATAGTCTGTGTATGTGAAATACCAGTTTGCAAATAAGCCAAGTTATTTCCACAAGAAACAATGCATGTTTGTTATAAATCATTGCCCTtaggttttaaaacattttatcattCAATGGGATTTAGAGCTGAAACCAGctctaaacctcagtttaaaCCCTCAAATGGAATGTATTGGAAATTCTGTTTCTGTTCTCTTATTATGAATGCTGAGGTTAAGAATCCCTTTAACAATATAAAAACATACTGTTTTGCCAGACTTTACAGAGAAATAGTTCTAGATGTTTTACCActgtcaaaataaaacatttgaagGTTGAGTGCCTAATTTAATCATGAAATGTAAACCTACAAAGTGGAGAGGGACATATTCTTGAAGGTTTTCCATGGGGAGCCGTAGGGGGACGTGGTGGGGAAGGATTCCAAGTTATTAAAACTGGTATTATAtagtaatttgttttaaaaaatagccaGCTCTGTCCCTTCATTTTGACTGTATTGATACAGTGTTTAAAGTGACAGCTTTTCTCACATTATAAGCATTTCCTAAACTATACTCAGTGTGTCAGTGAGTGTTGTGTCATATACTTACTACCTCATTCCGTCCTCACAGCAACAATATAAGAATCACTCaagattttcattctcattttccaGTTGAAGAGATTACGGCAATAATTTTGGAGGGAAAGGCCATTTATAATTACCTGCTTTAAAGTTTTACTGCTAAAAAATTTCACTAATTTTATCTTAAAGTTATTGATTGCCAGAAATACTAgcaagagaatttttttaatgtatatgttgaacttttaaaagtaaatattaattttctatataatCTCGTGTATTTGTATATTGGTATGATTTAAAAGGTTCTATATACTTCCAAGCAAATCTTTAAAACAGGATGGATTAGTGGTGATAATCACTAaatcttgatttttatatttaacattttagaaCATATTAGACGTATTATAGAAACCAACACTTTTAATAGttactctttgtttttttctaaattatattggTGATGTCAAAATCTTATGTTAAGATTTTAATTGTACTAATCACTTAGAACATTTTCAAATGTCTGCCTTTACTTTTTGGTTATAATTAACATTAATACAAATATTTCAAGAAGGTTTGGTTTTGGTTGTTAAAGTTGTTGTATATCTTTGAATCAAAATTATtcaaattgaaatattttcaaaatacctAGATAGAATACCTTAAAGGCAGAATGGTTTTGGGatttgtccattcattcagtaacatttgttgaacacctgTTTCTGGACAGGCAGTGTCCTAGATTTGAGGGATATGAAGGAGAGTGAGGCAATATCTCTCCCGTCTGATTGATCACAGTGGCTATTAGTTAGGGTTGTGTTTAACTGCAACAGAAACCCAGATAGAATCTTAAAACAAGTAGTGGGTTTACTTTTCACATGTAAAAGTCTAAAGGGGGGTAGTCCAGGGCTGGTATAGGGACATCACAATCTTCTTAAGGACTCAGACTCCTTCTGTTTTCCTCCTGCATCACTTTCATCCTCATGCTTGTAAGATGGCTCCTAGTCCCTGAAGCATCCCATATATATTCCAGGCAAGACAAAGGGCAAAGGGCAATATATGGAATCGCACTGAGCCTGgctcttatattaaaaaaaaaacaatagcttTCCTAGAAGTTGCGCTTAGgagatttcattttttctttctttggccaGAACTGGTTCACGTGACCACTCTGGCTGTAAGAAGAGCTGAGCAGTTTTTAGTGGACACATGCCACACTGAACAGGATTGAGATTTGTAAATAAGAGGGAAGGTGAAGGTGAATACTTAGAAGACAATGGACATGGTCTGCCACATAATCTATTATGGGAGGCAGGTAAGAAAATTCAGTACATTTTGGGGTGCAGTGGTTGGGTGCAGCATTGAGGAGACACGACCCTGCTCTTCCTGGAGTCCCTGGAAGGATTCACTGTCTCTGTTGAAATCTTGATGTGTAAAGGAGTGAGGGAGGGGTATTTCAGACAAAGGGAATGACGTATGCACAAGGATACTTCCTGTGGTATTCACGAGACTGAAAAGTTGAATATGGTGTAGAGTGCATACATATATGAGAATGGTAGAAGAGACTGAAGAAATTCAAATTATGAATGCCCTTGAATGTTGTGCCTGGgaattcagtcttttttccatGGGTGCTGTGGCATCATTAAAGAATTTAAAGCCTGACACTGACAGGATTAGATTTGTGTTTTAAGTCTAATGGAAAGAACAGGGCTGGGACCTGACTTCCAGGCCCAGTTCTGCCACTAAgtaggaaaaaatgtttttttgtattactttttaaactaaattatgatatatatgaaagaatatatataacattGCTATAGTGCATAATGATATAATGCATAGTTAGAACCCAAGCACCAGAATTTTATCAATAACTTCCATTGACCTATGTTTTCCTCCCTGATGCCATTCCCCTTCTCCTCTCAACAGAGTTAACTGTTCTCCAGAACtagtgtttataatttttttccttttttagattCAAGTTTTATTATATACATCTGTTTTCATAAACTTTCTATTAtttagttttgctttattttgaccTGTTTTTTTCTCGGGACTTGTGTTCtaaacttacattttgtttctaAGGTATATGCATGTTATATGATTGTAGCTATAGTGTGTTCACGTTTACTGATGTGTAATATCTGACTGAATATACTACAGTTTATCCAGTCTCCTGTTAATGAAACACTTGAGTAATTTCTAGGTTTTGCTGTTACAGATAGTGCTACTGTGAACATCCTCATGCATTTGCAAGCTTCCTCTAGGAAAcctactagaagtgggattgctgggttgttGTGTATGAGAatgttcagttttacaagataatgccaaattgttttccaaagtgtaggTATACAAATTTATACTCCCATTGTTGATGTATAAGAGTTCCCATTGATCCATAATCCCTCCTATCTTGGTATTGTCAAAtatgtgatttttgccaatctagTAGGTAtaaagtatctcattgtggtcatAATTTGTCTTTTCTTGATTAGTAATTGGATTGAGCatcattttatttgcttgtttggcCTTGCACATGTCTtgttctgtgaaatacctatGCCTGTTTgcctagtgttttttttttttttttttcttattgatctgtagaaattctttatatattttagaatatagATAATAATGTTTTGAAATATCTTCTTGCAGTTTATGActcatcttttaaatttctttatgttATCTTTTGAAGAACAGAAATTCTTAATATAGAATTCATCAATCTTTCATGTTTAGcactttttgtttcttgttgAATCCTCTTTACCCCAAAATActatatttctaataatttgtagatttttaaaaatctttaaaaattttctctgtaAATAATGTTAattgtgtttgtttcttttcagttcttatGCATCTAGTTAtcctttatatttttgtattactGTGTTAACTAAGACCTCCAATGCAATATTAAACAGAAGGCCTGTATCAGCCGTCTTTGTCATGTTTCAAATCTGATAATCTATGTCTTTTAAACGGCAggtttagtctatttacatttgcTGTGAGTATTGCTATATTTGGACTTAACCATcttaattgtatttctatttgtcccattttttactattttttttcttttcctggctttTCTTTGATTAatcatgtttttattctttcttactcCATTTTTTAATATTCCTACTTGTAGAGAATTGTACAATGCAcatgtaacttaaaaaaattcaaagtcaAACAATATTTTAATCTCTCCTCAACCCTCTCCTAGTTCACaatgttattgttattttcttcattatttttgttcTGTCCTTTATTTTCAGCCCACAAATTAGATagtattattgtttttgttttatacagGCAGCATTTATTTGGATTTGCATAGGTGGTTACCATTTTCTTTGTTCACCGTTCTTTTAACAAAAGCAGTCTTGGTTGAAATACATTCTTTAGAAATTCCTTTCATTAGGTCTCTTGTTGGCATAtgttcaatttttgtttgtctctttgTGTTTTTCACTCTTGTTCTTGATATATAGTTCTGCTGGGTACAGTTTTAGGTTGCCTGTTATTTTCTCTTGACATTTGGAGATTTTATTCCAGTGTCTTCAATGTTCCAGTGTCTTCAATATTCAGTATTCTGTTCCAGTGTCTtccatatataaaaatgaaagattACCATCCTCTTGTATAAGATCTGTACCTTCTCAATGGCCACTTTTAAAATCTTCTCTTTATCCTTGCTCTTTTGCAGTTACACTACTATGTGATGGATCTAGGCActgatttctttgtatttattctgcttgAGATACATTATTTCATGTATCTGTggctttacattttttaaaatagtttctaaAAAAGTCATAGGCATTGTCTCTTTAAATGctgtctctccttcattctctttATTCTCTTCCCCTGAGACTCCTGTTAGACATTTGATCCTCCATACCTcttaatatcttaattttttaaatattatttatttattgtcattCTCTGCTATATTTCTGAGGTAGCTTTTAGGTTAAAGTGAAGTGTGATAGTAGGAAATCATTGATGACTCAGAGGTCCCTAacctgagtcaggggccaatttTGATATTACCTTCTCCCTTCTATTttgcacttaaaaataaaatatgctttaaaaaaagtatcacaaaataaatataatgtaaatCGGAGGACTGATCTAAGGTGCTAAAAGCATTCTGGGTTTGTATGTTGACATCTGAGTTATAAGAAGTGAGTGCTATTCTGTGATTTCCTGAAtcatttcctctttaaatgttGGGAGCAAGGCAGTCTAGCACCTGACTATGTCATTGAGGCTCCGTAACACAGATGAGACAGAGCTAGAGAAACAGCTCTAGGTATTCTGTTCATGAAAATATAGCCAAAAAGTGATAATCCAGGAGTAAACAGTATTATGGATCATTAACCTGCCTGTCTCTCTCACTGAGTttcagaataatgttttaaatgtCAGTTTATCAAGGAAATGAAACCCTTCTGAAAACTGGTGAATTTAGTCCTGTCACaggtcaaaataaaaaaagacactgGTAGATAGAAGATGAACATCTTAAATGTTAACTGCTTTTAACACATTGCTACAAGGCCCAAGACTTATAGGTAACTCTTATATATAAGATTTCATTGTGTATTTTATattgcttctgtgtgtgtgtgtatatatatatatatatataccttaatGCATTTAAGAAGATATCCTATTTGGCATTGGGATTGAAGGAATTTATCTGCCGTCTTAAAATATATCCTTAACATAATTACAAGAAATCATCATCATTGTACCACACCCTGTGGtcaagaagaaatatttatacttttcttatttttttttggcagggttATTACAAGTTGAgttgaaaacaagaaaaacttgCTTTTGGCGCCATCAAAAAGGAAAGCCAGATACCTTCCTTTCCACAATTGAAGCCATTTACTACTTTCTGGTAGACTACCATactgatatattaaaagagaaatacaaaggacaATATgacaatcttttatttttctactctttTATGTACCAGTTGATAAAGAATGCCAAATGCTCTGGAGACAAGGAAACAAGAAAACTTACCCATTAGTTTTTAAGAAGCCACttatgtcattttattttgctaaaaTCAATAAACTTATAATTGTGCTTtgtttattcttaggaaatattcATGTGTAATGTCTGTCAGACCACTTGATTAAAgaagatttcattcattttacatCGTATTTTTTAgaaggaagttatttctaaggGAATTTTCAGAGATAGTGTTGACTGAAAAACTCATTTCACAAGTTATTTGCTCAAGTTTGGCATATCTCAGTTTTATTACTATATTTTAGTATAATAATGTGTTATATCTGTAATTAGATATAATTAGATATTTGTTTAGAGATATTCCTATCTTTCCGCCTGTACTCACTACACATTTGGAGGTTGATGGGATCAGAATCACGTTGCGGAAAATGAAGTGATAAGTAATTTGCTTGAGGTTAGTGGCAAATGTAGGCAGAACTAGAATTGTTGCTCCGGTCCCTAGGGCCATTTCTTAACGTTCACACTGCCTGTGATGgacatttgttactttttatatCTGCCTGGCATCTTTTTTAGGGAGAAATTGCTAGCAATTGTGTGGTCCTGCCGTAGGGGTGGACATATGACCCAGTTTGGCAAGCAGAGTGCCTGGTAGTTGATCCAGGGATGAGCCTGACCCAGCATCCTTTTTGATAAGTGATATGGATGCTGTAGGAGATAGGGTTTATTTTTCACAAAGCACTATGGTGCAGTGGTTAAAAGCACAGACTCTAGGGCTAGACTACCTGAATCTAAATCTCAGCTTTTCCTTTTCCACTTACCAGTCATATGTCATTCTCTTCATCTCTAAAGAGAGGATAATACAGTAGCTACCTTAAAGGATTATTCtgaggattaactgagttaaTGTATCTAAAAGGGCTTTAAACAGCgtctggcatacagtaagtgctatGTATGTGTttactcttttcattttatttgaaatgGTGAAGTAAGAATGACACAACCCTAGAGCTGCTGGTTGCGTCTGTGCTGCAGATGGCAAGAGCCTGCATTAGAGTGAAGCCAGCAAAGGAAAGCAGAGTGGAGAGACAAAAAAACTGAGTTCTGAAGACATGCTTTAATCGCCTAATCTAGCTGCTTGTGAGTGGAGCCCTACTGTGCTGGATAGCTTCGGTGTATCCCTCTGGATCCACCCTCCACTCTTTTCCACTCTGCTCTCTGTGAGATAGGTCCCCTTGCCCTCTGGTTTTGGTTGGGTTCAACAAATTAGAAGCATTAGCAGGAGATTGGAGATTGAAAGGAAAATGAAACTATTATTTGCTTCTCTGGCTCCTTTCCTGCCAGGTCACCACAGTTTGGCTGTGTCCCTCTTCTGAAGGCCATCTTATCAGGCATCCCT is from Diceros bicornis minor isolate mBicDic1 chromosome 5, mDicBic1.mat.cur, whole genome shotgun sequence and encodes:
- the DTWD1 gene encoding tRNA-uridine aminocarboxypropyltransferase 1; amino-acid sequence: MLNFGLNEKMSLNPPIFLKEREENNSKFVEIQQSQTAPIASEDPLQNLCLASQEVLQKAQQSGRSRCLKCGGSRMFYCYTCYVPVENVPLEQMPLVKLPLKIDIIKHPNETDGKSTAIHAKLLAPDFVNIYTYPCIPEYEEKDHEVALVFPGPKSVSIKDISFHLQKRIQNNVRGKNDDPDKPSTKRKKTEEEDLNDSKFKDTTLKKIIFIDSTWNQTNKIFTDERLQGLLQVELKTRKTCFWRHQKGKPDTFLSTIEAIYYFLVDYHTDILKEKYKGQYDNLLFFYSFMYQLIKNAKCSGDKETRKLTH